In Caldisericia bacterium, a genomic segment contains:
- a CDS encoding HAD family hydrolase, which translates to MLKVISLDLWDTIIEDREDLEEKRGEIRLKKLLEYLSPLNISYSDAKKAYEKMSNWLFSTQKKTLKSVNTEKQICYFYKIFGIKPNKVVLEDVKKVYETAIFEIPPPLIDEVEDFIKKLKKLNIKLCILSDAGRTPGWALREILRRYSLLDYFDKTFFSDELGFVKPNKKNFQKILDEFKVEKSEVLHIGDSFEKDCLGAKNCGINYIHFSRGKENCNEFSANSYEEIYKLILEKFVIEKSLF; encoded by the coding sequence TTGCTTAAAGTAATAAGTTTAGATCTTTGGGACACAATAATTGAAGACAGAGAAGATCTTGAAGAGAAGAGGGGAGAGATAAGATTAAAAAAACTTTTAGAATATCTCTCCCCTCTTAACATTTCATATTCAGATGCAAAAAAAGCATATGAAAAAATGAGTAATTGGCTTTTCTCAACTCAGAAAAAAACTTTAAAAAGTGTAAACACAGAAAAGCAGATATGTTATTTTTATAAAATTTTTGGAATAAAACCAAATAAAGTTGTTTTGGAAGATGTGAAAAAAGTTTATGAAACAGCAATTTTTGAAATTCCACCTCCACTTATTGATGAAGTTGAAGATTTTATAAAAAAGTTGAAAAAATTAAATATTAAACTATGTATCCTATCTGATGCTGGAAGGACTCCAGGATGGGCATTAAGAGAAATTTTGAGAAGATATTCACTTTTAGATTATTTTGATAAAACCTTCTTTTCTGATGAATTGGGGTTTGTTAAGCCAAATAAAAAAAATTTTCAAAAAATTTTAGATGAGTTTAAGGTAGAAAAAAGTGAAGTTTTACATATTGGGGATAGTTTTGAAAAAGATTGCCTTGGTGCAAAAAATTGTGGAATAAACTATATTCATTTTTCAAGGGGAAAAGAAAATTGCAATGAGTTTTCAGCAAATAGTTATGAAGAAATTTATAAATTAATTTTAGAAAAGTTTGTGATTGAAAAGAGTTTATTTTAA
- a CDS encoding ABC transporter permease, producing MKRYIVRNLRAIKGRAYPRIIAANREYSWVIADVVLPLLSVVAYGLLYKYLGASKDFLGFAVLGGAMSAFWLNVLWDMASQLYWERMSGNLQLYIISPISLMSILFGMSIGGMFSTSLRALATLTVGTLIFKLDFSFINIPQLILVFFLTLSALYGLGMTLASLYLIWGREAWHLSEFFQEPVYLVSGMYFPIKFLGITGFFSSIIPLTLGLDGIRQLIFKQGALFGFLSVKVEIIILAILTIIYLFLAYYYLKKMEYLARKEGKLTIRWE from the coding sequence ATGAAGAGATACATAGTTAGAAATTTAAGAGCAATAAAAGGAAGAGCATATCCAAGAATTATTGCAGCAAATAGAGAATATTCTTGGGTAATTGCAGATGTTGTTTTACCACTTCTTTCTGTTGTTGCTTATGGACTCCTTTATAAATATTTAGGAGCAAGTAAAGATTTTTTAGGCTTTGCAGTTCTTGGTGGAGCAATGAGTGCTTTTTGGCTAAATGTTTTATGGGATATGGCATCACAACTTTATTGGGAGAGAATGAGTGGTAATCTTCAACTCTACATAATTAGCCCAATTTCACTTATGTCTATTTTATTTGGGATGAGCATAGGTGGTATGTTTTCAACTTCTCTTAGAGCACTTGCAACATTAACTGTTGGTACACTTATATTTAAACTAGATTTTAGTTTTATAAATATACCTCAACTTATTCTTGTCTTCTTTTTAACTCTTTCTGCTCTATATGGACTTGGAATGACTCTTGCCTCACTTTATCTTATTTGGGGAAGAGAGGCTTGGCACCTTTCAGAATTTTTCCAAGAGCCAGTCTATCTTGTTAGTGGAATGTATTTTCCAATTAAATTTTTAGGAATTACAGGATTTTTCTCTTCAATTATTCCTTTAACTTTAGGCCTTGATGGAATAAGACAACTTATATTCAAACAAGGTGCACTTTTTGGATTTTTAAGCGTTAAAGTTGAAATAATAATTCTTGCAATTTTAACAATTATTTATCTTTTTCTTGCCTATTATTACCTTAAAAAGATGGAGTATCTTGCAAGAAAGGAGGGGAAGTTAACAATAAGATGGGAATAA
- a CDS encoding ABC transporter permease: MGIIKKIINDFKASFSLGWKIESNWTDPFLFIIYSLAKPLSSAFILIIMFIIITRNQLPEYIPHLLIGNALHLYTANVLFGIAWTVIDDREYYETLKYVYISPISLFLFLTGRGFAKYITTTISAIIILITGSLILKVHFSLIPYWYIYLPIFMLLGTLSLFIIGYFFAGVNFLISRQGWFLTQSATGVFLLLTGAIFPIDTLPSFLGKIGIFIPQTIWMDGMRVILLGSGWNEVFKNLNINELTTLLALENLIYFIIIFLFFNFSLKIARTRGLIDQRSMG; this comes from the coding sequence ATGGGAATAATTAAAAAAATTATAAATGATTTTAAAGCATCATTTTCTCTTGGTTGGAAAATTGAAAGCAACTGGACAGATCCATTTTTGTTTATAATATACTCTCTTGCAAAACCACTTTCGAGTGCATTTATATTAATAATTATGTTTATTATAATAACAAGGAACCAACTTCCAGAATATATTCCACATCTACTCATAGGAAATGCACTTCACCTTTATACTGCAAATGTTCTTTTTGGAATTGCCTGGACAGTAATTGATGATAGAGAATATTATGAAACATTAAAATATGTTTACATTTCTCCTATAAGTTTATTTTTATTTTTAACAGGAAGAGGTTTTGCAAAATATATAACAACAACAATTTCAGCAATAATAATTTTAATTACAGGATCTCTTATTTTAAAAGTTCATTTTTCATTGATTCCATATTGGTATATCTATCTTCCAATATTTATGCTTCTTGGAACATTATCACTATTTATAATTGGTTACTTTTTTGCAGGTGTAAATTTTTTAATTTCAAGACAAGGTTGGTTTTTAACTCAAAGCGCAACAGGAGTTTTTCTTCTTTTAACTGGCGCAATTTTTCCAATTGATACACTTCCATCGTTTTTAGGTAAAATAGGAATTTTTATTCCACAAACAATATGGATGGATGGAATGAGAGTTATTCTCTTAGGAAGCGGGTGGAATGAAGTATTTAAAAATTTAAATATAAATGAATTAACTACATTGCTTGCTCTTGAAAATTTAATTTATTTTATAATTATTTTTCTTTTCTTTAACTTTTCACTTAAAATCGCAAGAACAAGAGGACTTATTGATCAAAGATCAATGGGTTAA
- the ftsH gene encoding ATP-dependent zinc metalloprotease FtsH has translation MKKNNNIFNIIRSILPIILMIIFVYFIYSFYSGSSSLTSTEKISYTEFILKVKDGKVKEITIDGQNVTGTYLDGSKFTTVLPPFDDPNLPNLLIEKGVNATIKPTSNSGTWWYVLTNIGSVILLIFFWMIMMRAISGGANSQVFNFGKSRARLFIENKPKVTFNDVAGLEEVKEDLQEEIEFLRNPRKFAALGAKIPKGILLVGPPGCGKTLLAKAVAGEAGVPFFSVSGSEFVEMFVGVGAARVRDLFNEAKKYAPCIIFIDEIDAVGRQRGAGLGGGHDEREQTLNQLLVEMDGFDPNSGIIVIAATNRPDILDPALLRPGRFDRRVVVNYPDVKEREAILKIHTRNKPLGPDINLTTLAKRTAGFTGADLENLVNEAALLAARRNKKYITMDELEEAIDRVIAGPQKKTRVVSEEEKRIIAFHETGHAVVANMLPGSDPVHRISIVSRGMALGYTLQLPEQEKFLRTREQLLSEVTTLLGGRAAEELFTKDKTTGAENDLRRATEIVRKMVTEFGMSERLGPLTFGRKSEYIFLGRDIASERDYSEQIAYEIDKEVRNIVEECFERAKKILKENEEGVYKVVDVLLEKETIEGEELKRILEDIRKEKVA, from the coding sequence TCTGGATCATCAAGTCTCACTTCAACTGAAAAAATTTCTTATACAGAATTTATTTTAAAAGTTAAAGATGGAAAAGTAAAAGAAATCACAATTGATGGTCAAAATGTAACTGGAACATATTTAGATGGTTCAAAATTCACAACAGTTCTTCCTCCATTTGATGATCCAAATCTTCCAAATCTTCTTATTGAAAAAGGAGTTAATGCAACAATTAAACCAACTTCAAATAGTGGAACATGGTGGTATGTTTTAACAAACATTGGTTCAGTAATTCTTCTTATCTTTTTCTGGATGATAATGATGAGAGCCATTTCTGGAGGGGCAAATTCACAAGTTTTTAACTTTGGAAAAAGTAGAGCAAGGCTCTTTATAGAAAATAAGCCAAAAGTAACATTTAATGATGTTGCAGGATTAGAAGAGGTAAAAGAAGATTTGCAAGAAGAAATTGAATTTTTAAGAAACCCAAGAAAATTTGCAGCACTTGGTGCAAAGATTCCAAAAGGAATTCTTCTTGTTGGACCACCTGGTTGTGGAAAAACTCTTCTTGCTAAAGCAGTTGCAGGGGAGGCTGGGGTTCCATTTTTCTCTGTTTCTGGCTCTGAATTTGTTGAAATGTTTGTTGGAGTTGGTGCAGCAAGAGTAAGAGATTTATTTAATGAAGCAAAAAAATATGCTCCTTGTATCATATTTATTGATGAAATAGATGCTGTTGGAAGGCAAAGAGGTGCAGGTCTTGGTGGTGGACATGATGAAAGAGAGCAAACATTAAACCAACTTCTTGTTGAGATGGATGGATTTGATCCAAATAGTGGAATAATAGTAATTGCAGCAACAAATAGACCAGATATTTTAGATCCTGCGCTTTTACGTCCCGGAAGATTTGATAGAAGAGTTGTTGTAAATTATCCAGATGTAAAAGAGAGAGAAGCAATTTTAAAGATTCACACAAGAAACAAACCACTTGGACCAGATATAAATTTGACTACTCTTGCAAAAAGAACAGCAGGTTTTACTGGAGCAGATCTTGAAAATTTAGTGAATGAAGCAGCACTTCTTGCAGCAAGAAGAAATAAAAAATATATTACAATGGATGAACTTGAAGAGGCAATTGATAGAGTTATTGCAGGCCCACAGAAAAAAACAAGAGTTGTTTCAGAAGAAGAAAAAAGAATTATTGCATTTCATGAGACAGGTCATGCTGTAGTTGCAAATATGCTACCAGGTTCTGACCCAGTTCATAGAATTTCAATAGTTTCAAGAGGAATGGCATTAGGTTATACACTTCAACTTCCAGAACAGGAGAAATTTTTAAGAACAAGAGAACAACTTCTTTCAGAAGTGACTACACTTCTTGGTGGTAGAGCAGCAGAAGAACTATTTACAAAAGATAAAACAACTGGTGCAGAAAATGATCTTAGAAGAGCAACTGAAATTGTAAGGAAAATGGTAACAGAATTTGGAATGAGTGAAAGATTAGGACCTCTTACTTTTGGAAGAAAAAGTGAATACATATTTTTAGGAAGAGATATTGCATCAGAGAGAGATTATTCAGAACAGATCGCTTATGAGATAGATAAAGAGGTAAGAAATATTGTTGAGGAGTGCTTTGAGAGGGCAAAGAAAATTCTAAAAGAGAATGAAGAGGGAGTTTATAAAGTAGTTGATGTCTTACTTGAGAAAGAGACAATTGAAGGAGAAGAGTTAAAGAGAATTCTCGAAGATATTAGAAAAGAAAAAGTTGCTTAA
- a CDS encoding DNA-binding protein: protein MKYIKDGGIIFVVMEKGERIKDNLEKLILKEKVLDCGIILSSTGMVKNVEVGFGYYDGKNVSYEKEILEGPFELLSMSGLLINNENYPFHIHINLGDKEKRSFGGHLFDGEIHTFIEMAIIESNLKLERKLKDGLNLLNFKH from the coding sequence ATGAAATATATTAAAGATGGTGGTATTATTTTTGTGGTTATGGAAAAAGGAGAGAGAATTAAGGATAATTTAGAAAAACTAATTCTTAAAGAAAAAGTTTTAGATTGTGGAATTATTTTATCATCAACTGGAATGGTTAAAAATGTTGAAGTAGGTTTTGGATATTATGATGGAAAAAATGTATCTTATGAAAAAGAAATTTTAGAGGGACCATTTGAACTTTTAAGCATGAGTGGATTACTTATAAATAATGAAAACTATCCATTTCATATTCATATAAATTTAGGAGATAAAGAAAAAAGAAGTTTTGGAGGACATCTTTTTGATGGAGAAATTCATACATTTATAGAAATGGCAATAATTGAATCAAATTTAAAATTAGAAAGAAAATTAAAAGATGGTTTAAATTTACTCAATTTTAAACATTAA
- a CDS encoding ABC transporter ATP-binding protein: MEKNFAIKTINLGRIYKKGKRIIEALKNINIEVNRGEIFGLLGPNGAGKTTLIKILTTILLPTTGKAYVLGFDVEKDTLKIREKINMVSGGEWAGYGILTVKENLWMFSQFYGIPSKLAKKEIEKYLEIFDLKEEANTKISNLSTGMRQKMNFIRGILSDPEVLFLDEPTLGLDVQVARTVRNFIKDWIKEKPIRTILLTTHYLHEADELCDRIAIIDNGQIYALDTPENLKNILKDRIYYSVEVLRNEYLKLDSIPYTTKFFVNPIKDGKIEIKFQLESENRIVDVFNFLKDKGFNVLSFKKREPTLEDVFIEIVGREFKDEEIHS; this comes from the coding sequence ATGGAAAAGAATTTTGCAATTAAAACAATAAATCTTGGAAGAATTTATAAAAAAGGAAAAAGAATAATAGAGGCTCTAAAAAATATTAACATTGAAGTTAATAGAGGAGAAATTTTTGGTCTTTTAGGACCAAATGGGGCTGGAAAAACTACACTCATTAAAATACTTACAACAATTCTTCTTCCAACTACTGGAAAAGCATATGTATTAGGTTTTGATGTAGAAAAAGATACATTGAAAATAAGAGAAAAAATAAATATGGTTAGTGGAGGAGAATGGGCAGGGTATGGAATTTTAACCGTAAAAGAAAATTTATGGATGTTTTCACAATTTTATGGAATTCCATCTAAATTAGCAAAAAAAGAAATTGAAAAATATCTTGAGATATTTGACTTAAAAGAAGAGGCAAACACAAAAATAAGTAATTTATCAACGGGAATGAGACAAAAAATGAATTTCATCAGAGGAATACTTTCAGATCCTGAAGTTCTTTTCCTTGATGAGCCAACACTTGGTTTAGATGTTCAAGTTGCAAGAACAGTTAGAAATTTTATAAAAGATTGGATAAAAGAGAAACCAATAAGAACTATACTTTTAACAACTCACTATTTACATGAAGCAGATGAGTTGTGTGATAGAATTGCAATAATTGATAATGGACAGATCTATGCACTTGATACCCCAGAAAACCTTAAAAATATTTTAAAAGATAGAATCTATTATTCGGTTGAAGTCTTAAGAAATGAGTATTTAAAACTTGACTCAATTCCTTATACAACAAAATTTTTTGTAAATCCAATTAAAGATGGAAAAATTGAAATTAAATTTCAGTTAGAAAGTGAAAACCGAATTGTCGATGTCTTTAACTTTTTAAAAGACAAAGGTTTTAATGTTCTTTCATTTAAAAAAAGAGAGCCAACCCTTGAGGATGTTTTTATAGAAATTGTTGGAAGGGAATTTAAAGATGAAGAGATACATAGTTAG